The following are encoded in a window of Methanobrevibacter ruminantium M1 genomic DNA:
- a CDS encoding class I SAM-dependent methyltransferase, translated as MGNKTGLLPANGHRIQGRSSESFLDAREIIMELGLEGNEVFMDAGCGDGHAAIEAVDILDDDATIYAVDIYEPSIEDLQKFAVEKGYDNLIPICADIPDYIDIDDDTVDMILLINVWHGFKATRRMDEAIEELKRILKPGGKIAIMDYKKQEAKHGPPITVRSSPEDLEEVFKEHGMCLFSLNPDTGEDIPQGKSHYLIIFQK; from the coding sequence ATGGGAAATAAAACTGGACTTTTACCTGCTAATGGACATCGCATTCAGGGTAGGTCAAGCGAGTCATTTTTAGACGCTCGTGAAATTATTATGGAACTTGGACTTGAAGGAAATGAAGTTTTTATGGATGCAGGATGTGGAGACGGACATGCTGCAATAGAAGCTGTAGATATTTTGGATGATGATGCAACAATCTATGCAGTTGACATTTATGAACCGTCTATTGAAGACCTTCAGAAATTTGCAGTTGAAAAGGGTTATGATAATCTAATTCCTATATGTGCAGATATTCCTGATTATATTGATATTGATGATGATACTGTGGATATGATATTGCTTATTAATGTATGGCATGGATTCAAGGCAACCAGGAGAATGGATGAGGCTATTGAAGAGCTTAAGAGAATCTTAAAGCCTGGAGGCAAGATTGCAATCATGGACTATAAGAAGCAGGAAGCTAAACATGGTCCTCCTATAACTGTAAGAAGCAGTCCAGAAGATCTTGAAGAGGTCTTTAAAGAACATGGCATGTGTTTGTTCTCTTTAAATCCAGATACTGGAGAGGACATTCCTCAAGGCAAGTCACATTATTTGATTATATTTCAAAAATAG
- a CDS encoding DUF4013 domain-containing protein produces MRKVFESIIEALKYPFRDWKNIIVIGFLLLIASLGRKLPFPEDPQQTVVFIGALLILFLQTGYGSKIVYSGLKGENIPPKLRPIPKLIWEGFKKIIIIIIYVHIMVIFISVGKTQLSANNIPIAIILFVLGGGTYLLMVGGLLNRYFHHGKFIKAFYLKEIIAIIKKIGFWDMISIVICAMISQTLTISTFINLVKGMFTSIELVLCIIAFFLAPIALMSTKRLISLNLRRILSSDEDLEKFAF; encoded by the coding sequence ATGAGAAAAGTATTTGAAAGCATCATAGAAGCTTTAAAGTATCCATTCAGAGATTGGAAAAATATTATTGTAATTGGCTTTCTTCTATTAATTGCTTCTTTAGGAAGGAAATTGCCTTTTCCAGAGGACCCACAGCAGACAGTTGTTTTTATAGGTGCACTCTTAATACTTTTTTTGCAAACAGGATACGGTTCAAAAATCGTTTATAGCGGATTGAAGGGAGAGAATATTCCTCCAAAACTAAGGCCCATACCAAAACTGATATGGGAAGGTTTTAAAAAAATCATTATCATCATCATTTATGTCCATATAATGGTCATATTCATTAGTGTTGGAAAAACCCAATTAAGCGCAAATAATATTCCAATAGCCATAATACTATTTGTTTTAGGGGGAGGAACTTATCTCTTGATGGTTGGAGGTCTCTTGAACAGGTATTTCCACCATGGAAAGTTTATTAAGGCATTCTATTTAAAGGAAATCATTGCAATCATTAAGAAGATTGGATTTTGGGACATGATATCCATCGTCATATGTGCCATGATATCTCAAACATTAACAATTTCCACATTCATCAATTTAGTTAAGGGCATGTTCACTTCAATAGAGCTGGTTTTATGTATAATTGCATTCTTCTTGGCACCAATAGCCCTAATGTCCACCAAAAGATTGATCTCATTAAATTTAAGAAGAATCTTATCTTCAGATGAAGATTTGGAAAAATTTGCATTCTAA
- the argB gene encoding acetylglutamate kinase translates to MESINLLVEALPYIKKFYNKKVMIKYGGHAMVDADAMASTARDTVLLKYVGMQPIVVHGGGPEITRSMEKLGKEPKFIKGLRVTDEETIDIVKMVLVGSINTDIVSQICHHDGKGAGLSGKDNKLIQASKTMHEIKDDDTGEIEQIDLGLVGKVDKINPEILEMYTENDYIPVIVPIGIAENSKTLNLNADTVAGAIASEVDAEKLIILTDVPGVLRDPNDPSTLIQKIHIDEVPQLIEEGIISGGMIPKIETCVEALNNGVKSAHILDGRIKHTLLIEIFTKDGIGTMIYK, encoded by the coding sequence ATGGAAAGCATTAATCTTTTGGTAGAAGCGCTACCTTACATTAAGAAATTTTACAATAAAAAAGTTATGATTAAGTATGGAGGCCATGCAATGGTAGATGCTGATGCAATGGCTTCTACAGCTCGTGATACTGTGCTCTTAAAATATGTAGGCATGCAGCCTATTGTTGTTCATGGAGGCGGTCCTGAAATTACCCGTTCCATGGAAAAATTAGGAAAAGAGCCTAAATTCATCAAAGGCCTTCGTGTAACTGATGAAGAGACAATAGACATTGTAAAGATGGTTCTTGTAGGTAGCATCAATACAGATATCGTATCTCAGATATGTCATCATGACGGAAAAGGAGCAGGATTGTCCGGTAAAGACAATAAGCTTATTCAGGCCTCTAAGACCATGCATGAGATTAAGGATGACGATACCGGTGAAATCGAGCAGATTGATTTGGGATTAGTCGGTAAGGTGGATAAGATTAACCCTGAAATCCTTGAGATGTATACTGAAAATGATTATATTCCTGTTATTGTCCCTATTGGAATTGCAGAAAATTCTAAAACTTTGAATCTCAATGCAGATACTGTTGCAGGTGCAATTGCTAGTGAAGTTGATGCAGAAAAACTTATAATTTTAACAGATGTTCCAGGTGTCTTAAGGGACCCTAATGACCCATCAACTCTCATTCAAAAGATCCATATTGATGAGGTTCCTCAGCTTATTGAAGAGGGAATAATCAGTGGTGGAATGATTCCTAAGATTGAGACTTGTGTTGAAGCCTTGAATAATGGTGTAAAATCAGCGCATATTTTGGATGGAAGAATTAAGCACACTTTACTTATTGAAATCTTTACAAAGGATGGAATTGGAACTATGATTTATAAGTAG
- a CDS encoding cysteine peptidase family C39 domain-containing protein: MFKVSKSILIVCLVSLFLLVSQASAADSNGLSIRDINSVDENYNLDASYLDSLQDSNGMHSDSSLNSNGLDDKSNYDKTSISQNQTSSNLKDNDLDNNDGESEIIEEEAKDTEGVVMAGDSYSCGPASLATALNRLGLNLSLSEVSQHTNTSKDGTNMQSLIDAAGYYNFSAVGVEIQSKDLAENSIVHLDIDGAEHWTVVSKVTEESVFLADSTRGNINMSIDEFNSLFSGKAILLSELNKTNVSNVISNKNIKVLDQSQCLNVKGKGWVRVLVGYKTEWRYGLINTYSWVLRPKVINGHVSYSAWEYVKVKHLSWGKYKVKVPIYKYKYIKNQYEVKGKK; this comes from the coding sequence ATGTTTAAAGTAAGCAAAAGCATATTAATCGTTTGTTTAGTATCCCTTTTCCTATTAGTTTCACAAGCTAGCGCTGCAGACTCTAATGGCTTAAGCATAAGAGATATTAATTCAGTTGATGAAAACTACAATCTTGATGCCAGTTATCTTGACTCCCTCCAAGATTCAAATGGCATGCATTCAGATTCCTCTCTAAACTCTAATGGCTTAGATGATAAGTCAAACTATGACAAGACTTCAATAAGTCAGAATCAAACCTCCTCTAACTTAAAAGACAATGATTTAGATAATAATGATGGAGAAAGCGAGATTATTGAAGAGGAAGCTAAAGACACCGAAGGTGTAGTGATGGCTGGAGACAGCTACAGCTGCGGACCCGCATCCCTTGCAACTGCATTAAACAGGCTTGGCTTAAACCTTAGCCTATCTGAAGTATCCCAGCATACCAACACCAGCAAGGATGGAACCAATATGCAATCCTTAATCGATGCTGCAGGATACTACAATTTCTCTGCAGTTGGAGTTGAAATCCAATCTAAAGACTTAGCTGAAAACTCCATAGTCCATTTGGATATTGATGGAGCAGAACACTGGACTGTAGTAAGCAAAGTAACTGAAGAAAGTGTCTTTTTAGCTGACTCAACAAGGGGAAACATCAATATGAGCATTGATGAATTCAACTCCCTCTTTAGCGGAAAGGCAATCCTATTATCTGAATTGAACAAAACCAATGTTTCAAATGTGATATCCAACAAAAACATTAAGGTTTTAGATCAATCCCAATGCTTAAACGTTAAAGGAAAAGGATGGGTTAGAGTGCTTGTAGGTTATAAGACCGAATGGAGATACGGCTTAATCAACACCTATTCATGGGTGCTAAGACCAAAAGTCATCAATGGACATGTATCCTATTCTGCATGGGAATATGTAAAGGTAAAACATCTTAGTTGGGGAAAATATAAGGTCAAAGTACCTATCTACAAATACAAGTACATCAAAAACCAATATGAGGTAAAAGGAAAGAAATAA